One window of the Microbispora sp. ZYX-F-249 genome contains the following:
- a CDS encoding STAS domain-containing protein, with translation MTTPLTLTPGHGPDGAALLTVAGEIDMSNTDTLAAALDRTPGPVVLDLSSVEYLDSAGLSVLFAHADRITLIANPLLTPVLTISGLADLADVRDGGGPGVR, from the coding sequence ATGACCACGCCGCTCACCCTCACCCCCGGCCATGGCCCTGACGGCGCCGCCCTGCTGACCGTCGCCGGTGAGATCGACATGAGCAACACCGACACCCTGGCCGCCGCCCTCGACCGCACGCCGGGCCCCGTCGTCCTCGACCTGAGCTCCGTCGAATACCTCGACAGCGCGGGACTGAGCGTCCTGTTCGCCCACGCCGACCGCATCACCCTCATCGCCAACCCCCTGCTGACCCCCGTCCTGACCATCTCCGGGCTCGCCGACCTCGCCGACGTCAGGGACGGTGGTGGTCCCGGCGTCCGTTGA
- a CDS encoding CbtB domain-containing protein, giving the protein MSGMSTPSVIPIPRLRLWLLAVPVLLLIAYLVLMDNGAISQTGAYLHELMHDGRHLLGVPCH; this is encoded by the coding sequence ATGAGTGGAATGTCCACTCCTTCTGTCATCCCGATCCCTCGGCTGAGGCTCTGGCTGCTTGCCGTGCCGGTGCTGCTGCTGATCGCCTACCTGGTCCTGATGGACAACGGGGCGATCTCGCAGACCGGCGCCTATCTGCACGAGCTCATGCACGACGGGCGTCATCTGCTCGGCGTGCCCTGTCACTAG
- a CDS encoding CbtA family protein: MVRTLVVRGLLLGLLAGFVAGGFAFAFGEPRIESAIALEEAHDAHDAHGHDHGEEEMVGRPVQKAGLFLATGLYGLAVGGIFALAYAGLRGRVGPRSEGGLALAAAGTAFVAMILVPFVKYPANPPAVGDSETINSRTVLYVVMVLVGLASAVIAVATARRVTAGPWARWTAAVAAFLVPVVAAWTLLPTVDEVPEGFPATLLWQFRLASLGTQLVFWAAFGVLFGWVSDRAARRARAVPAAATPI, encoded by the coding sequence GTGGTACGCACCCTGGTGGTCAGGGGCCTGCTTCTGGGCCTGCTGGCCGGCTTCGTCGCGGGCGGTTTCGCCTTCGCCTTCGGCGAGCCGCGGATCGAGAGCGCGATCGCGCTGGAGGAGGCCCACGACGCGCACGACGCGCACGGTCACGACCACGGCGAGGAGGAGATGGTCGGCAGACCGGTGCAGAAGGCCGGGTTGTTCCTCGCCACCGGCCTGTACGGGCTCGCCGTGGGAGGGATCTTCGCCCTCGCGTACGCGGGACTGCGCGGACGGGTCGGCCCTCGGTCGGAGGGCGGGCTGGCACTGGCCGCGGCCGGGACGGCGTTCGTGGCGATGATTCTGGTGCCATTCGTGAAATATCCGGCCAACCCGCCGGCCGTCGGAGACTCGGAGACGATCAACAGCCGCACCGTGCTCTACGTGGTGATGGTCCTCGTCGGGCTCGCTTCGGCGGTGATCGCGGTTGCGACCGCGCGCAGGGTCACCGCGGGACCCTGGGCACGGTGGACCGCGGCGGTGGCGGCGTTCCTGGTCCCGGTCGTGGCCGCCTGGACTCTGCTGCCCACCGTCGACGAGGTGCCCGAGGGCTTCCCCGCCACCTTGCTGTGGCAGTTCAGGCTCGCGTCGCTGGGGACGCAGCTGGTCTTCTGGGCGGCCTTCGGCGTGCTGTTCGGGTGGGTGAGCGACCGGGCGGCGCGTCGTGCGCGGGCCGTCCCGGCCGCCGCCACGCCGATCTGA
- a CDS encoding histidine phosphatase family protein translates to MLLVRHATTPETRAARFPLPDRDADPASLARAAAALAPMTAGSAGWTGPAVAARQTAAAIGLEARVAPALAEVDVGRWRGLPYERVAREEPDALASWLTDPHVVPHGGESLTAHAGRVARWLDLVRAEPGVVAVCDAGTIRAAIGHALGLDPLGAALFDLAPLSVTELLATRDGWRVAYVNRKAPQ, encoded by the coding sequence GTGCTGCTCGTCCGGCACGCCACCACGCCGGAGACGCGGGCGGCCCGATTCCCCCTGCCCGATCGGGACGCCGACCCGGCGAGCCTGGCGAGGGCCGCCGCCGCCCTGGCTCCGATGACGGCGGGCTCGGCCGGATGGACAGGGCCCGCCGTCGCCGCGCGCCAGACCGCCGCCGCCATCGGATTGGAGGCGCGGGTTGCGCCCGCGCTCGCCGAGGTGGACGTCGGGCGGTGGCGCGGCCTGCCGTACGAGCGGGTCGCGCGGGAGGAGCCGGACGCCCTGGCGAGCTGGCTGACCGACCCGCACGTGGTTCCGCACGGCGGTGAGAGCCTGACCGCGCACGCCGGGCGGGTCGCCCGCTGGCTCGACCTGGTGCGCGCGGAGCCGGGGGTCGTCGCCGTGTGCGACGCGGGCACGATCCGGGCGGCCATCGGCCATGCCCTGGGGCTCGATCCGCTGGGCGCCGCCCTCTTCGATCTCGCGCCGCTGTCGGTCACCGAGTTGCTCGCCACGCGGGACGGCTGGCGGGTCGCCTACGTCAACAGGAAGGCCCCGCAGTGA
- a CDS encoding SDR family NAD(P)-dependent oxidoreductase gives MTTQHTLTWFVTGSSRGLGNVWTRAALRRGDRVVATARDVSALKPLADEFGDAVLPLSLDVTHREAAFAAVARAVERFGGIDVAVNNAGYGLFGAVEEVTEAQARQQLETNLLGALWVTQAVLPGMRERGRGHILQVSSIGGVAAFPMLGLYHASKWGLEAFSESLAQEVASHGIRVTIVEPGPYGTDWSGSSAVHTEPIPAYDDVREARRAGAAGRTPIDPEVTAEAVLALVDAERPPLRLFLGGFCLPIAERVYAGRLDTWREWRSLSESADG, from the coding sequence ATGACTACCCAACACACACTCACCTGGTTCGTGACCGGATCATCCCGCGGCCTCGGGAACGTGTGGACGCGGGCGGCGCTGCGGCGCGGTGACCGCGTGGTCGCGACGGCCCGGGACGTCTCCGCCCTGAAACCCCTCGCCGACGAGTTCGGCGACGCCGTCCTCCCGCTGTCGCTCGACGTCACCCACCGGGAGGCCGCCTTCGCCGCGGTGGCCCGCGCGGTCGAACGCTTCGGCGGCATCGACGTCGCCGTCAACAACGCGGGGTACGGCCTGTTCGGCGCGGTCGAGGAGGTGACCGAGGCCCAGGCGAGACAGCAGCTGGAGACGAACCTGCTCGGCGCGCTCTGGGTCACCCAGGCGGTGCTTCCCGGCATGCGGGAGCGCGGGCGGGGCCACATCCTGCAGGTGTCGAGCATCGGGGGCGTCGCGGCGTTCCCCATGCTCGGGCTGTACCACGCGTCGAAATGGGGCCTGGAGGCGTTCAGCGAGTCACTCGCCCAGGAGGTCGCCTCGCACGGGATCCGGGTGACCATCGTCGAACCCGGGCCCTACGGCACCGACTGGAGCGGTTCGTCGGCCGTCCACACCGAGCCGATCCCCGCGTACGACGACGTCAGGGAGGCGCGCCGGGCCGGCGCGGCGGGCAGGACCCCGATCGACCCCGAGGTCACGGCGGAGGCGGTCCTCGCGCTCGTGGACGCGGAACGGCCCCCGCTGCGCCTGTTCCTCGGTGGTTTCTGCCTGCCGATCGCCGAGCGGGTCTACGCCGGACGGCTGGACACCTGGCGGGAATGGCGATCCCTCTCCGAGTCGGCCGACGGCTGA
- a CDS encoding ROK family protein: protein MSRTTIGTELGRLAALRLVEEIGPAASRGGRRSTVIDLAGRVRFVGIAIGATSVSTAVTDGRLRVLAFERTECDVRRGPEPVLELAVEQSRRLLLKLGVDRPLGVGVGVPGPVDFSRGIPVSPPIMPGWDGYPVRDLLGGRFDCPVFLDNDANVMALGEQHAGAAGIVENFLFVKVGTGIGCGIVAKGELYRGMDGCAGDIGHIPVADSDAVCACGNTGCLEASFGGDALARDALAAARSGRSPLLRELLERTGTLTAADVGEAVGAGDAASVQMVRDGGRRVGEVLAGLVSFFNPSLIVLGGGLTLLGHVLLAEIRGAIYRRSLPLATRNLPIMMSELGPQAGVIGAARLVSEEVYGVAG from the coding sequence GTGTCACGAACGACGATCGGGACCGAACTCGGCCGGCTCGCGGCACTCCGGCTCGTCGAGGAAATCGGACCGGCCGCCTCACGCGGAGGCCGCCGTTCGACCGTCATCGATCTCGCCGGTCGCGTCCGGTTCGTCGGCATCGCCATCGGCGCGACCTCCGTCTCCACCGCGGTCACCGATGGCCGGCTGCGCGTTCTCGCGTTCGAACGCACCGAATGCGACGTGCGCCGGGGACCTGAGCCGGTGCTCGAACTCGCCGTGGAACAGAGCCGCCGGCTGCTCCTGAAACTGGGAGTGGACAGGCCGCTGGGAGTCGGCGTGGGCGTGCCCGGCCCGGTGGACTTCTCCCGCGGTATCCCGGTGTCGCCGCCGATCATGCCGGGGTGGGACGGTTATCCGGTCCGCGATCTGCTCGGCGGGCGGTTCGATTGTCCGGTTTTTTTGGACAACGATGCGAATGTAATGGCGCTGGGCGAACAACACGCCGGTGCGGCGGGCATCGTGGAGAACTTCCTGTTCGTCAAGGTCGGCACGGGCATCGGCTGCGGAATCGTGGCCAAGGGTGAGCTCTATCGCGGTATGGACGGGTGTGCGGGAGATATCGGCCACATCCCGGTCGCCGATTCGGACGCCGTCTGCGCGTGCGGCAACACGGGATGCCTGGAGGCGTCCTTCGGCGGCGACGCGCTCGCTCGCGACGCCCTCGCCGCGGCCCGGTCGGGGCGCTCGCCCCTGCTGCGGGAACTGCTCGAACGCACCGGGACGCTGACCGCCGCCGATGTGGGCGAGGCGGTCGGCGCCGGGGACGCGGCGTCCGTCCAGATGGTGCGCGACGGCGGACGGCGGGTGGGCGAGGTGCTGGCGGGCCTGGTGTCGTTCTTCAACCCGAGCCTCATCGTGCTGGGCGGCGGGCTCACGCTGCTGGGCCACGTCCTGCTCGCCGAGATCCGCGGGGCGATCTACCGGCGCTCACTGCCGCTCGCCACCAGGAACCTGCCGATCATGATGAGCGAACTCGGCCCGCAGGCCGGCGTGATCGGCGCGGCCAGACTCGTGAGTGAGGAGGTCTACGGGGTCGCCGGGTGA
- the argG gene encoding argininosuccinate synthase yields MSKVLTSLPVGERVGIAFSGGLDTSVAVAWMREKGAVPCTYTADVGQYDEPDIVSVPGRATAYGAEIARLVDCRAALVEEGLAALACGAFHIRSGGRTYFNTTPLGRAVTGTLLVRAMLEDGVQIWGDGSTFKGNDIERFYRYGLLANPSLRIYKPWLDADFVNELGGRKEMSEWLLAHGLPYRDSVEKAYSTDANIWGATHEAKSLEHLDTGIEIVDPIMGVRFWDPAVEIATEDVTIGFEQGRPVTINGKEFPSAVDLVLEANAIGGRHGLGMSDQIENRIIEAKSRGIYEAPGMALLHAAYERLVNAIHNEDTLAAYHNEGRRLGRLLYEGRWLDPQALMLRESLQRWVGMAVTGEVTLRLRRGEDYSVLNTSGPAFSYHPDKLSMERTEDSAFGPVDRIGQLTMRNLDIADSRAKLEQYARLGMVGTQQPALIGAAQAASTGLIGAMAEGGAEAIASRGEAPTEEELLDQAAMELGTD; encoded by the coding sequence GTGTCCAAGGTGCTCACTTCTCTGCCTGTCGGCGAGCGTGTCGGGATCGCCTTCTCCGGTGGCCTCGACACTTCGGTAGCGGTCGCGTGGATGCGGGAGAAGGGTGCAGTGCCGTGCACCTACACCGCAGACGTCGGCCAGTACGACGAACCTGACATCGTCTCGGTGCCGGGGCGTGCCACCGCGTACGGCGCGGAGATCGCCCGGCTGGTCGACTGCCGGGCCGCCCTGGTCGAGGAGGGGCTCGCCGCCCTGGCCTGCGGGGCGTTCCACATCAGGTCCGGCGGCCGCACGTACTTCAACACCACGCCGCTCGGGCGGGCCGTCACCGGCACTCTCCTGGTGCGCGCGATGCTCGAGGACGGCGTGCAGATCTGGGGGGACGGCTCCACCTTCAAGGGCAACGACATCGAGCGGTTCTACCGGTACGGCCTGCTCGCCAACCCCTCGCTGCGGATCTACAAGCCGTGGCTGGACGCCGACTTCGTCAACGAGCTCGGCGGGCGCAAGGAGATGTCCGAGTGGCTGCTCGCCCACGGGCTGCCCTACCGGGACAGTGTGGAGAAGGCCTACTCCACCGACGCGAACATCTGGGGTGCGACGCACGAGGCCAAGTCCCTCGAGCACCTCGACACGGGCATCGAGATCGTCGATCCCATCATGGGCGTGCGCTTCTGGGACCCCGCCGTCGAGATCGCGACCGAGGACGTCACGATCGGCTTCGAGCAGGGGCGTCCGGTGACGATCAACGGCAAGGAGTTCCCCTCCGCCGTCGATCTGGTGCTGGAGGCCAACGCCATCGGCGGCCGGCACGGCCTGGGCATGTCCGACCAGATCGAGAACCGGATCATCGAGGCCAAGAGCCGCGGCATCTACGAGGCGCCGGGCATGGCGCTGCTGCACGCGGCCTACGAGCGGCTGGTCAACGCGATCCACAACGAGGACACCCTCGCGGCCTACCACAACGAGGGGCGGCGGCTGGGCAGGCTGCTCTACGAGGGCCGCTGGCTGGACCCGCAGGCGCTGATGCTGCGCGAGTCGCTGCAGCGCTGGGTCGGTATGGCGGTGACCGGCGAGGTGACCCTGCGGCTGCGGCGCGGTGAGGACTACTCCGTGCTGAACACATCCGGACCGGCGTTCAGCTACCACCCGGACAAGCTCTCCATGGAGCGCACCGAGGACTCGGCCTTCGGCCCGGTCGACCGCATCGGGCAGCTGACGATGCGCAACCTCGACATCGCCGACTCTCGCGCGAAGCTGGAGCAGTACGCCAGGCTCGGCATGGTCGGCACCCAGCAGCCGGCCCTGATCGGCGCGGCGCAGGCGGCCTCGACCGGCCTGATCGGCGCGATGGCCGAGGGCGGGGCCGAGGCGATCGCGTCTCGCGGCGAGGCTCCCACGGAGGAGGAGCTGCTCGACCAGGCCGCGATGGAGCTCGGCACCGACTGA
- a CDS encoding NAD(P)-dependent oxidoreductase, translating into MIQHTDQSAVTVLGLGPMGRALAGAFLDAGVRTTVWNRTPGRDRELSERGAVSAPTPEAAVAASGLTVICVVNYDAADAVLRRDAVTGALRGRTLVNLTADTPGRARSTGAWAAEHGIGYLDGAIMTPTTTIGTPAAVFLHSGPEELYRRHRPVLDALGGTHTHLGEEIGRAAAYDIALLDVFWTAMAGYAHALAVARAEGVTARELAPFAKGIGAILPPLFEQAARDVDSGAFPGEGNPITSAASSMAHIVHVSEAHGIDASVMRAAEGWARRVIGQGHGADGFIRITEILDPRVHV; encoded by the coding sequence ATGATCCAGCACACCGACCAGTCTGCCGTCACCGTGCTCGGCCTGGGCCCGATGGGCCGGGCCCTGGCCGGCGCCTTCCTGGACGCCGGCGTCCGGACCACGGTCTGGAACCGGACACCGGGCAGAGATCGCGAGCTGTCCGAGCGGGGCGCGGTAAGCGCCCCCACGCCGGAGGCGGCGGTCGCGGCGAGCGGGCTGACCGTGATCTGTGTGGTGAACTACGACGCGGCGGACGCCGTCCTCCGGCGCGACGCGGTCACCGGCGCGCTGCGGGGACGCACGCTCGTGAACCTGACCGCCGACACGCCCGGCCGGGCCAGGAGCACCGGGGCCTGGGCGGCCGAGCACGGCATCGGCTACCTCGACGGCGCGATCATGACGCCGACCACGACCATCGGCACCCCGGCCGCGGTGTTCCTCCACAGCGGCCCGGAGGAGCTCTACCGGCGGCACCGCCCGGTGCTGGACGCCCTCGGCGGCACGCACACCCATCTGGGCGAGGAGATCGGCCGCGCGGCGGCCTACGACATCGCGCTGCTCGACGTCTTCTGGACCGCGATGGCGGGCTACGCGCACGCGCTCGCGGTGGCTCGGGCCGAGGGGGTGACGGCTCGCGAGCTGGCGCCGTTCGCCAAGGGCATCGGCGCGATCCTGCCGCCCCTCTTCGAGCAGGCGGCGCGGGACGTGGACAGCGGCGCGTTCCCCGGCGAGGGCAACCCGATCACCTCGGCGGCCTCGTCCATGGCCCACATCGTCCACGTGTCCGAGGCGCACGGCATCGACGCGAGCGTGATGCGCGCGGCCGAGGGCTGGGCGCGCCGCGTGATCGGACAGGGCCACGGCGCCGACGGGTTCATCCGCATCACCGAGATCCTCGATCCCCGAGTCCACGTCTGA
- a CDS encoding winged helix-turn-helix transcriptional regulator yields the protein MTRSRARDRDVCGVTAAIAVIDGKWKTILLWLLESAPRRPGELVRRLPGLTEKVLTQTLREMEADGLVHREVHEGRPLKTVYSLTEFGRELSRALAPLSDWGHRRLEKLALETPAQETPVPEEPAKSRSVS from the coding sequence ATGACGCGTAGCCGTGCCCGGGACCGGGACGTCTGCGGGGTGACCGCCGCGATCGCGGTGATCGACGGCAAGTGGAAGACGATCCTGCTCTGGCTCCTGGAATCCGCGCCGCGTCGTCCCGGCGAGCTGGTCCGGCGGCTGCCGGGCCTCACCGAGAAGGTGCTGACTCAGACGCTCCGGGAGATGGAGGCCGACGGGCTGGTGCACCGCGAGGTGCACGAGGGCCGCCCGCTGAAGACCGTGTACTCACTGACCGAGTTCGGCCGTGAGCTGTCCCGGGCGCTGGCGCCGCTGTCCGACTGGGGACACCGCCGCCTGGAGAAGCTGGCCCTGGAGACGCCGGCCCAGGAGACGCCGGTCCCGGAGGAGCCGGCGAAGTCCCGATCGGTCTCCTGA
- a CDS encoding glycoside hydrolase family 15 protein — translation MALRIEDYGLLGDLHTAALVGRDGSIDWLCLPRFDAPACFAALLGDDRAGFWRLAPAAGGLCTRRRYRGDSLVLETEWETPEGSVRVIDAMPPRGEAADVVRVVEGVSGRVPMRMALRLRFDYGHVVPWVRQQDGRLAAVAGPDAAWLETPVPLRGEDMTTYADFEVAAGQRVPFVLTYRPSHERVPRSVDAEKALADTEAYWTSWMRGFRYRGRWEEAVRRSLVVLKALTYAPTGGIVAAVTTSLPERPGGPRNWDYRFCWLRDATFTLQALLGTGFVAEAKAWREWLLRAAAGDPADLQIMYGIDGARRLPEYPVDWLAGYEGSAPVRVGNAASGQFQLDVWGEVLDGLHLARTAGIHAEEPAWDLQRALLDFLEGHWDDPDNGLWEVRGDRRHFVHSKVMAWAGLDRAVQAVERFGLDGPVDRWRATRDTIHAEVCDRGYDPGRGTFTQFYGSRGLDAALLLIPRVGFLPWDDPRVAGTVEAVRRELCSDGFLLRYRPRADGDVDGLPGTEGAFITCTFWLADALYGIGRHREAYELFERLLRLRNDLGLLSEECDPATGRQLGNTPQAFSHVGLVNSARHLSGARPAEHVARGRDHVGSGHS, via the coding sequence GTGGCACTGCGGATCGAGGACTACGGGCTGCTCGGTGACCTGCACACGGCCGCGCTGGTGGGGCGAGACGGGTCGATCGACTGGCTGTGCCTGCCCCGGTTCGACGCGCCCGCGTGTTTCGCCGCCCTGCTCGGCGACGACCGGGCGGGATTCTGGCGCTTGGCCCCCGCCGCCGGCGGGCTCTGCACGCGCCGCCGCTACCGCGGCGACTCTCTCGTCCTGGAGACGGAGTGGGAGACTCCCGAAGGGTCCGTACGCGTGATCGACGCGATGCCGCCACGCGGCGAGGCGGCCGACGTGGTGCGGGTCGTGGAAGGCGTCAGCGGGCGGGTGCCGATGCGGATGGCGCTGCGGCTGAGGTTCGACTACGGGCACGTCGTGCCCTGGGTGCGGCAGCAGGACGGGCGGCTCGCGGCGGTCGCCGGTCCGGACGCCGCCTGGCTGGAGACTCCGGTGCCGCTCCGGGGCGAGGACATGACCACCTACGCCGACTTCGAGGTGGCCGCCGGGCAGCGGGTGCCGTTCGTGCTGACCTACCGGCCGTCGCACGAGCGCGTGCCGCGCTCCGTGGACGCGGAGAAGGCCCTGGCCGACACGGAGGCGTACTGGACGTCGTGGATGCGCGGCTTCCGATACCGGGGCCGCTGGGAGGAGGCCGTACGCCGGTCGCTGGTCGTGCTGAAGGCGCTGACCTACGCGCCGACCGGCGGCATCGTCGCCGCGGTCACCACGTCGCTGCCGGAACGGCCGGGCGGCCCGCGCAACTGGGACTACCGGTTCTGCTGGCTGCGCGACGCGACGTTCACGCTGCAGGCGCTGCTGGGCACCGGCTTCGTCGCCGAGGCCAAGGCATGGCGGGAGTGGCTGCTGCGGGCCGCCGCCGGAGACCCGGCCGACCTGCAGATCATGTACGGGATCGACGGCGCCCGCCGTCTGCCGGAATACCCAGTCGACTGGCTGGCCGGTTACGAGGGCTCGGCTCCGGTCCGGGTGGGCAATGCGGCGTCCGGGCAGTTCCAGCTCGACGTGTGGGGTGAGGTCCTCGACGGGCTGCATCTGGCCAGGACGGCCGGCATTCACGCCGAGGAGCCGGCCTGGGATCTGCAACGGGCGCTGCTGGACTTCCTGGAGGGCCACTGGGACGACCCGGACAACGGGTTGTGGGAGGTGCGCGGCGACCGCCGCCACTTCGTGCACTCCAAGGTCATGGCGTGGGCCGGCCTGGACCGGGCCGTGCAGGCCGTCGAACGCTTCGGCCTGGACGGGCCCGTGGACCGGTGGCGCGCGACCCGCGACACGATCCACGCCGAGGTCTGCGACCGCGGCTACGACCCCGGGCGGGGCACGTTCACCCAGTTCTACGGCTCCAGAGGGCTGGACGCCGCGCTGCTGCTGATCCCCCGGGTGGGGTTCCTGCCCTGGGACGACCCGCGGGTTGCGGGCACCGTCGAGGCGGTGCGGCGCGAGCTGTGCTCCGACGGCTTCCTGCTGCGCTACCGGCCGCGGGCCGACGGCGATGTGGACGGCCTTCCCGGCACCGAGGGAGCGTTCATCACCTGCACGTTCTGGCTCGCCGACGCCCTGTACGGCATCGGCCGCCACCGGGAGGCGTACGAGTTGTTCGAACGGTTGCTACGCCTCCGCAACGACCTCGGCCTGCTGAGCGAGGAGTGCGACCCCGCCACCGGCCGGCAGCTCGGCAACACCCCGCAGGCGTTCAGCCACGTCGGGCTGGTGAACTCCGCCCGTCACCTGTCCGGCGCCCGGCCCGCCGAGCACGTCGCGCGCGGCCGCGACCACGTCGGAAGCGGGCACTCGTGA
- a CDS encoding STAS domain-containing protein produces the protein MSDDAANLASPVAAGPGSGNRNAGTSVLILDHAFDRGSLYPLRETLQAHVVHAGLPHGRSVDLVLTVHELATNAVFHGSGTGRARIRQLGGVLRCEVGDPGSSGHDTAAWPVRHGHGLWLARYLSDRFTIDSGPDGTLATADFALPGPASSSATPRLRRLRSHTVLELDGALDEQAAPKITAAIGEVVSGTPEPGLVIDLSAVTYWDSTGITALIMAHQRVSETAAGMLVLTGLAAGFAERLDALSPVPFTTRETPAKAAHLFSPS, from the coding sequence ATGAGCGATGACGCGGCCAACCTTGCCTCCCCCGTCGCCGCGGGCCCCGGCAGCGGAAATCGGAACGCCGGGACGTCGGTGCTGATCCTCGACCACGCGTTCGACCGCGGGTCGCTCTACCCCCTGCGGGAGACGCTGCAGGCACACGTCGTCCACGCCGGGCTCCCGCACGGGCGGTCCGTGGACCTGGTGCTCACCGTCCACGAGCTCGCCACCAACGCGGTCTTCCACGGCTCCGGAACCGGACGGGCGAGGATCCGGCAGCTCGGCGGCGTGCTGCGGTGCGAGGTCGGCGACCCCGGCTCGTCGGGGCACGACACCGCCGCGTGGCCGGTCAGGCACGGGCACGGGCTGTGGCTCGCCCGCTACCTGTCGGACCGGTTCACGATCGATTCCGGCCCGGACGGCACCCTCGCCACGGCCGACTTCGCCCTCCCCGGCCCCGCGTCGTCATCCGCCACTCCACGGCTGCGCCGTCTCCGGTCGCACACGGTTCTGGAGCTGGACGGCGCCCTCGACGAGCAGGCGGCCCCCAAGATCACGGCGGCGATCGGCGAGGTCGTCTCCGGCACACCGGAGCCGGGGCTGGTGATCGACCTCTCCGCGGTGACCTACTGGGACAGCACCGGCATCACCGCCCTGATCATGGCGCACCAGCGCGTGTCGGAGACGGCGGCCGGGATGCTGGTCCTGACCGGCCTCGCGGCCGGGTTCGCCGAGCGCCTCGACGCGCTCAGCCCGGTTCCGTTCACGACCCGGGAGACGCCCGCGAAGGCGGCCCATCTGTTTTCGCCTTCCTGA
- a CDS encoding MEDS domain-containing protein, with protein MTVSAEVQITDLTINDHACLTFGEPEELLDLTAAYVRDGLSGGLRVVWLCEEPQGAAAELSRRGIAVRSATADGRMDVVASQDGLLSGQAFSVDHAMGWLSSQIELTSREGYSGLRVALDMGWALRPVHGVEQLPAFEEKIATVLSDSSVSVLCQYDRERFDPVTLASVSPFHTRAVAAATYYDDPLLRICRQYAPPGIRMAGQIDRAAEDALALALSEAIRTDGPLTINMAELSFIDLSCTRTIIDVARSLAPARTVVLRCNPAIVPRFVLLGAQGIPGISLVTAHER; from the coding sequence GTGACGGTCAGTGCCGAGGTGCAGATCACTGATTTGACGATCAACGATCACGCGTGTCTGACCTTCGGCGAGCCCGAAGAGCTGCTCGACCTCACCGCGGCGTACGTGCGTGACGGGCTGTCGGGAGGGCTGCGGGTCGTCTGGCTGTGCGAGGAGCCCCAGGGAGCTGCGGCCGAGCTGAGCCGCCGCGGGATCGCCGTGCGGTCCGCCACCGCCGACGGACGGATGGACGTCGTCGCCTCTCAGGACGGCCTGCTGTCCGGACAGGCCTTCAGTGTGGATCACGCGATGGGATGGCTGAGCTCCCAGATCGAGCTGACCTCACGCGAGGGCTACTCGGGCCTTCGGGTGGCCCTCGACATGGGCTGGGCGCTGCGGCCGGTCCACGGTGTGGAGCAGCTGCCCGCCTTCGAGGAGAAGATCGCGACGGTCCTTTCCGACAGCAGCGTGTCGGTCCTGTGCCAGTACGACCGGGAACGCTTCGACCCGGTCACCCTCGCCTCGGTCTCCCCGTTCCACACCCGGGCGGTCGCCGCGGCCACCTACTACGACGACCCGCTGCTGCGGATCTGCCGCCAGTACGCGCCGCCCGGCATCCGGATGGCGGGACAGATCGACCGCGCGGCCGAGGACGCCCTGGCCCTGGCACTGAGCGAGGCGATCAGGACGGACGGCCCCCTCACGATCAACATGGCCGAGCTGTCCTTCATCGACCTGTCCTGCACCCGGACGATCATCGACGTGGCCCGGAGCCTCGCGCCGGCCCGTACGGTCGTCCTGCGGTGCAACCCCGCCATCGTGCCGCGGTTCGTGCTGCTCGGCGCTCAGGGCATTCCCGGGATCAGCCTGGTGACCGCGCATGAGCGATGA